The Scheffersomyces stipitis CBS 6054 chromosome 5, complete sequence genome contains the following window.
TTTGTATAATATAATAGAGATTCTACGGAAAACTCATACTGTTCACTATGTACATGTAGTCTATGTAGTATGCCTTGGTATATCTAGAAGGTGTAGTATGATATCATGATATACCAACTTATCGTGTTAGTATGTTATCATGTATTCATGTTATTATGTCTGTCATCTGAACGGTTTGTCGTCGTTGATCATGCGCCAGATTACGTCCTTCTCCTTAGTAGTAGGACGATGGTAGTTGGTGCTGCGCGTTCCAAAGAAGAGTCTATAGTACCATTTATCCTTATTGAATGTTCCCACAGGACTGGAGCTGTGGTGGAATCTACTGGCTAGCCGCCCCATCTTCTTGGTATTTGTTTCCATCATTGTCAACTTCTGCACTCTATGCAATTTGCGAAAGTTGATAAAAGTCACAATCAATCCTTGAATGATTGAAAGGGCAATAACAGCTCCAAAGCCGTAGGTCGACTCTTCTATGTAGTTCTTAAGATTCATCCCGTAGAAAGCAGGTACCAAAGTAGCTACAGTGAACCCCAAGGTGTATATGGTTACTTGCAACTCGAACAACATCAACGAATTTCTGTTGGCATCTATGATGATGTTGACGATATCCTCGGTAGCCTTGATATCGTTTAGAAGAGAACCCGCCTGTTGGACAAACTCGTCACACTGTTTGTAGTACGCTTCCAAGATCATCTCCAATTCCTCgtaattttcaactttgggATCGAACTGCTTTGTTTCAGTCAAATACATGCCTGCCAAgtcttcgtcgttgtcTAAAAgttcttccaagatgtcTCGGATCAACAAAGTCTTTTGGTAGAAACtggacaacttcttcagcttgATCAATAAGTCCTGCAACTTATTACGGTCTACTTGGTCCTCTAATTCAGATAGGATGAGGCCACAGCTGGAAAGATGCGATTTCACTTCGGCCTCCAAATAGCTCATGATGCTAATGAGAATACATTCGAGAGCCCGGAATTCGTAGCTGAGATTACCAGCTGGtagcttcaacttcatctcaAGATCATACATGAATAACCCCAAACGCGTAGCTATCGATGGAGTTGACGTATCAAACACCATGACTGTGTCCTTAGTGACAATAGCCTTGATATGCAACATGTTTACGACTATAGAGTTG
Protein-coding sequences here:
- the MRS2.1 gene encoding mitochondrial magnesium ion transporter (essential for splicing of group II introns~go_function metal ion transporter activity~go_component membrane~go_process metal ion transport~go_function metal ion transporter activity~go_component membrane~go_process metal ion transport) — protein: MDNSIYNRLKPITPNDSYVSCTIFDYNGNITAVSKKYPKMKFLRDNNLFPRDLRKIDTSSIDVAPSIMVRTPNSIVVNMLHIKAIVTKDTVMVFDTSTPSIATRLGLFMYDLEMKLKLPAGNLSYEFRALECILISIMSYLEAEVKSHLSSCGLILSELEDQVDRNKLQDLLIKSKKLSSFYQKTLLIRDILEELLDNDEDLAGMYLTETKQFDPKVENYEELEMILEAYYKQCDEFVQQAGSLLNDIKATEDIVNIIIDANRNSLMLFELQVTIYTLGFTVATLVPAFYGMNLKNYIEESTYGFGAVIALSIIQGLIVTFINFRKLHRVQKLTMMETNTKKMGRLASRFHHSSSPVGTFNKDKWYYRLFFGTRSTNYHRPTTKEKDVIWRMINDDKPFR